Proteins co-encoded in one Methanosarcinales archaeon Met12 genomic window:
- a CDS encoding ORC1-type DNA replication protein, with amino-acid sequence MPKDMLSWDQTIFKNGEMFELDHVPEHFLHRSGQIEALTFNMRPAVRAMHPINTLCLGPPGTGKTTAVHKVFEEIEKHTSSVIPVHVNCQVDNTRYVIFSQIFQKIYGYMPPTSGVSFKKLFGEIAKYLIEKKRVLVVALDDVNYLFHENEVNGVLYPLLRAHEVYPGAKIGVIGVLSETGMHYVLDQRVNSVFLPQEIRFPPYARAEIHDILRNRIKYGFFPDVVPADVLDKIVDCVETSRDLRVGIDLLKRAGFNAERRASKQISIEDVDGAYEGSKLVHLAHLIRLLRNDEQTLLKLIAESGEIKAGELYKKFQEGTGLGYTRYHDMLNKLESIKLIDTNYINDGRRGRSRTISSRYTADEILNGLESI; translated from the coding sequence ATGCCAAAGGATATGCTGTCGTGGGACCAAACGATTTTCAAAAACGGCGAGATGTTCGAATTAGACCATGTACCAGAACATTTTCTTCACCGAAGCGGCCAGATAGAGGCACTGACGTTTAACATGCGCCCGGCTGTTAGAGCGATGCATCCCATCAATACGCTCTGTCTCGGTCCACCTGGAACCGGTAAGACGACCGCAGTTCACAAGGTGTTTGAAGAAATCGAGAAACACACGTCATCAGTCATTCCAGTCCACGTCAACTGCCAGGTGGATAATACCAGATATGTCATCTTTTCCCAAATATTCCAGAAGATATATGGCTATATGCCTCCAACATCTGGGGTTTCCTTCAAAAAGCTCTTTGGTGAGATAGCAAAATACCTCATTGAAAAAAAGCGCGTCCTTGTGGTTGCGCTGGACGACGTCAATTACCTTTTCCACGAAAACGAAGTAAATGGAGTCTTGTATCCACTTTTACGGGCGCATGAGGTATATCCCGGAGCGAAAATCGGAGTTATAGGTGTGTTGAGTGAGACGGGGATGCACTATGTTCTGGACCAAAGAGTCAACTCGGTATTTTTGCCGCAAGAAATTCGCTTCCCACCATATGCGCGCGCTGAAATTCACGACATCCTGAGAAACAGGATAAAATATGGATTTTTCCCGGATGTGGTTCCCGCAGATGTCTTGGATAAGATCGTCGATTGTGTCGAAACTTCCAGGGACCTGCGGGTTGGCATCGACCTGCTCAAGCGAGCTGGCTTTAATGCAGAACGCAGAGCAAGTAAGCAAATATCGATAGAAGACGTAGACGGCGCGTATGAGGGCTCAAAACTCGTGCATCTTGCACACTTGATTCGCCTCCTGCGAAATGACGAACAGACCCTCCTAAAATTGATCGCTGAAAGTGGAGAGATTAAGGCAGGAGAGCTCTATAAAAAATTCCAAGAAGGCACGGGATTGGGCTACACTCGATACCATGACATGCTGAACAAACTGGAATCAATTAAACTGATCGATACAAATTATATCAATGATGGCAGGAGAGGACGTAGCAGAACCATCTCGTCACGATACACCGCCGATGAAATTTTGAACGGACTGGAGAGCATATAG
- the cas4 gene encoding CRISPR-associated protein Cas4 has protein sequence MTIRVSDLRLYLSCPRQVYFTSRGHELNEAITPEHIEHLLLKELAFRFPSLFQTESLPKESGLVGVSCSGALTAQLDEVADRIRTIYRNELKNLSEVQLEESKSNIDVDLIATGLEKGVGNSREKLIQQITPWKVQHQLYSKRFDMIGCPDKIVQIDGELFPSIIKTGNKPEYGVWKNDKLQLTAYAILIEEEFDTIVRRGLVEYCRYGEFREANIRHADRRKVLQILDKVKKIKGGALPDRTEKVQCSSCGFIELCRAESSLLSKFF, from the coding sequence TTGACGATAAGAGTTTCTGATTTGAGATTATACCTGTCATGTCCGCGCCAGGTTTATTTTACGTCTCGCGGACACGAACTCAATGAGGCCATCACCCCGGAACATATAGAACATCTGCTGCTCAAAGAGCTCGCATTCCGTTTTCCATCGCTGTTTCAAACCGAAAGTCTTCCGAAGGAGTCTGGACTTGTCGGAGTCTCTTGTTCGGGTGCGTTGACTGCCCAATTGGATGAAGTGGCAGATAGGATTCGAACCATATACCGAAATGAACTGAAGAATCTATCCGAGGTGCAACTCGAGGAATCCAAATCAAACATCGATGTTGACCTGATAGCCACGGGTCTCGAAAAAGGCGTTGGTAACTCCAGGGAAAAGTTAATACAGCAGATTACGCCGTGGAAAGTGCAACATCAATTATATTCTAAACGCTTCGACATGATAGGATGTCCAGATAAGATAGTACAAATCGATGGTGAACTTTTCCCATCTATTATCAAAACTGGTAACAAACCTGAATACGGAGTCTGGAAGAACGACAAACTACAGCTGACCGCCTATGCAATCCTCATCGAAGAGGAATTTGATACGATAGTAAGGCGCGGTCTCGTCGAATATTGCCGTTATGGTGAATTCCGCGAGGCAAATATCAGACATGCCGATCGCAGAAAAGTCCTGCAAATCTTAGACAAAGTGAAGAAGATAAAAGGCGGTGCGCTTCCAGACAGAACTGAAAAAGTACAGTGCAGTTCTTGTGGATTCATAGAGTTATGCAGGGCAGAGAGCTCACTGCTTTCGAAATTCTTTTAA
- a CDS encoding DUF5612 domain-containing protein: MAAINLICKDEPGVLRDITGVVARHGGNIQYTQQFIIERGVHREKVSVCMEVDNIEDMDALVADLNSLEAMFDVMTYPSFKEVFGSRVIIIGGGAQVAQVAMGAVNEADRHNIRGEKISVDTIPLVGEDAVADAINAIARLPRAAILVLAGALMGGRITEEVKKLRESGIPVVALNMAGSVPDAADLVVSDPIQAGTFAVMHVAKTAVFDINKLTKRRF, from the coding sequence ATGGCAGCGATAAATTTAATCTGCAAGGATGAGCCAGGTGTGTTGAGAGACATCACAGGAGTGGTGGCGAGACACGGTGGCAACATCCAATACACCCAGCAGTTCATTATCGAGCGGGGCGTCCACCGAGAAAAGGTATCCGTCTGTATGGAAGTTGACAATATCGAGGATATGGATGCACTCGTAGCGGATTTGAATTCACTGGAAGCCATGTTCGATGTTATGACCTATCCGTCCTTTAAGGAGGTATTTGGGTCAAGAGTTATCATCATCGGAGGGGGCGCACAAGTAGCACAGGTCGCGATGGGTGCGGTCAATGAGGCGGACCGGCATAATATCAGGGGCGAAAAAATCAGCGTCGATACGATTCCGCTGGTCGGAGAGGATGCGGTTGCAGATGCCATAAATGCCATAGCACGTCTTCCCCGAGCTGCCATTCTGGTTCTGGCAGGGGCGCTCATGGGCGGACGAATTACAGAGGAGGTCAAGAAACTGCGTGAAAGCGGAATCCCTGTCGTTGCGTTGAATATGGCGGGCAGCGTGCCCGACGCTGCAGATCTGGTCGTGAGTGACCCAATACAGGCTGGGACGTTTGCAGTGATGCATGTGGCAAAGACAGCGGTATTTGATATCAATAAGTTGACGAAGCGACGATTTTAA
- a CDS encoding S-methyl-5-thioribose-1-phosphate isomerase, with protein MRTINWSDNGHIILTDQTKLPKECATIECNDVDTLAEAIRSLRVRGAPALGVAGGFGIALAAQTSRARSQRDLIRDIEHAAEVLRNTRPTAVNLFWGIERVLKKTKTGRSVHQMKELALEEARKMADEDVEICKRIGEHGAKLLEDGDVIMTYCNAGRMACVDWGTAIGVIRSAIGQGKRIKVIACETRPLNQGSRITAWELLQDDVQVILITDNMVGHVVKSGMADKIIVGADRIVEDAVFNKIGTYTLSIIAKEHKIPFYVAAPMSTFDFEKRAADIEIEERSPQELKYFGDEQIAPLEVEVYNPAFDATPMENITAIITENGVFHPPFSFKDIRGKES; from the coding sequence ATGCGGACAATCAACTGGAGCGACAATGGCCATATTATATTGACAGACCAGACGAAACTGCCGAAGGAATGCGCCACGATTGAATGCAATGATGTCGATACTTTGGCAGAGGCGATACGATCCCTTAGGGTCAGGGGCGCCCCAGCTCTGGGTGTAGCTGGCGGTTTTGGGATCGCCCTGGCTGCGCAGACCAGCAGAGCAAGGAGCCAGAGAGACTTGATACGGGACATTGAACATGCGGCAGAAGTACTGCGAAATACTCGACCGACTGCAGTCAACCTGTTCTGGGGCATCGAGCGCGTTCTAAAGAAAACGAAGACGGGGCGTTCGGTCCATCAAATGAAGGAACTCGCATTAGAGGAAGCCAGGAAGATGGCGGACGAGGATGTGGAGATATGCAAGCGAATCGGCGAACATGGGGCAAAACTGCTGGAAGATGGCGATGTCATTATGACATATTGTAACGCCGGCAGAATGGCTTGTGTGGACTGGGGCACTGCCATCGGCGTAATCAGATCGGCTATCGGACAGGGGAAGAGAATAAAGGTGATCGCATGCGAAACGCGTCCATTGAACCAGGGCAGCAGGATCACGGCCTGGGAACTCCTGCAGGATGACGTTCAGGTTATCCTAATAACAGATAACATGGTGGGGCATGTGGTAAAATCGGGAATGGCGGACAAGATAATAGTCGGTGCCGACCGCATAGTCGAAGATGCGGTGTTCAATAAAATAGGAACGTATACTCTTTCAATAATAGCAAAGGAGCATAAAATCCCATTTTATGTAGCAGCACCGATGTCCACGTTTGATTTTGAAAAGCGCGCAGCGGATATAGAAATCGAAGAGCGGTCTCCCCAAGAACTGAAATATTTCGGAGACGAACAAATCGCTCCGCTTGAGGTGGAGGTGTATAATCCGGCATTTGATGCCACGCCGATGGAGAACATAACTGCGATAATCACGGAAAATGGCGTGTTCCATCCCCCGTTCTCATTTAAAGACATAAGAGGAAAAGAGAGTTAA
- a CDS encoding rhomboid family intramembrane serine protease — protein MLEKYQRNYSTIILVACIVSFILQSIIPLYPGILILHPDYVLSMPWTLVTYLFLHGSFGHLFFNMLFMFFFAPELERRVGSKTFLTIYLLSGIVAGIGHLITSENPVVGASGALFGVFACLAIIAPDIRAYIYFIPMKITHAVILFAVMDILFIGAGDMVARTAHLSGLFVGIVYGMRLKKLQLERYNRMI, from the coding sequence GTGCTTGAAAAATATCAACGGAATTACTCGACCATCATCTTAGTGGCATGCATCGTATCATTTATCTTGCAGTCTATCATTCCATTATATCCAGGTATACTTATTCTGCATCCTGATTATGTCCTCTCAATGCCGTGGACTCTTGTGACGTATTTGTTCCTGCACGGTAGCTTTGGGCATCTATTTTTCAATATGCTCTTCATGTTTTTCTTCGCACCTGAACTGGAAAGACGGGTTGGAAGCAAAACGTTCTTGACGATTTACCTATTATCAGGAATCGTCGCAGGCATTGGCCACCTCATAACGTCGGAAAATCCAGTGGTAGGTGCAAGTGGTGCCCTGTTCGGCGTTTTTGCATGCCTCGCGATAATCGCGCCCGATATAAGGGCTTATATATACTTCATCCCGATGAAAATCACACATGCAGTCATCCTCTTTGCGGTAATGGACATCCTCTTCATTGGCGCAGGAGATATGGTGGCACGCACTGCCCATTTGAGTGGGCTCTTTGTGGGCATCGTCTATGGCATGAGATTAAAAAAGCTCCAACTCGAACGCTACAATCGGATGATCTAA
- the pheT gene encoding phenylalanine--tRNA ligase subunit beta gives MPIITLQYDDLEKLIGADRDTILKRIPMIGADIERIEDEHVDIEFFPDRPDLFSVEGLARAMRGFLGIETGLPEYDVEKSDIAVTIEKSVKPIRSHLACAVVRGLRLNSNSIKSLMTLQEDLHWGLGRNRKKMSIGVHDISNVKPPFRYLAVGPDFKFVPLECNRKMSMRQILETHPKGAKFAHILAGADRYPLIIDSADNVLSFPPIINSSLTSVTEDTADVFVEATGTDHSISMALNIVVTALAERGGKIESVEVISDGKGVAMPDMSPTTRKIQVSEVNSLLGLNLTAEQISDELVKMRFGATINDGEIKVAVPPYRADILHTWDIIEDVAIGYGYDRFELAFPETPGIGKTHPIENKMAVVREIMTGLGFLEVMTFTLSSEQVHFDMMRRKIEKVTKVKHPISEAHTMVRSSILPNLLEILSLNKHRELPQRIFNVGDVVINSKNAQRLASASTHAAANFAEMKSILESVAKELGLEYDIVESDDLAFLEGRRASVRVNGKTIGVFGEIHPDVITNFGLDHPIVAFELELF, from the coding sequence ATGCCAATCATAACCTTACAATACGACGACCTTGAAAAACTAATCGGCGCAGACAGGGATACAATTCTCAAGAGAATACCCATGATAGGCGCTGACATCGAGCGCATTGAAGATGAGCATGTCGACATCGAGTTCTTTCCAGACAGACCAGACTTATTCAGCGTCGAGGGTTTGGCGAGGGCGATGCGTGGTTTTTTGGGAATCGAGACAGGACTGCCCGAATATGATGTTGAAAAATCGGACATCGCGGTCACGATAGAAAAATCGGTCAAGCCGATAAGGTCGCATCTTGCGTGTGCAGTTGTCCGTGGCTTGCGCCTAAACTCCAACAGCATTAAATCCCTGATGACATTGCAGGAGGATTTACACTGGGGATTGGGGCGCAATCGAAAGAAGATGTCCATCGGCGTGCACGACATCTCGAATGTGAAGCCGCCATTCAGATATCTCGCTGTCGGTCCCGATTTTAAATTCGTCCCACTTGAGTGCAATCGGAAAATGTCAATGCGCCAGATACTTGAAACTCACCCGAAAGGAGCGAAATTCGCCCATATTCTGGCAGGGGCAGACCGCTATCCGCTGATAATCGACTCTGCAGATAATGTGCTATCGTTCCCGCCGATCATCAACTCCTCGCTGACGAGCGTTACCGAAGACACCGCCGATGTGTTTGTCGAGGCGACGGGCACCGACCATTCCATTTCCATGGCATTGAACATCGTGGTCACGGCGCTGGCGGAAAGAGGTGGCAAAATCGAGTCTGTTGAGGTTATTTCGGACGGTAAGGGAGTTGCAATGCCTGACATGTCTCCGACGACCAGGAAGATTCAGGTCAGCGAGGTCAACTCGCTCCTCGGACTAAATCTGACAGCGGAACAAATATCTGATGAGCTCGTAAAAATGAGATTTGGCGCCACCATTAATGATGGGGAAATCAAAGTTGCAGTGCCACCCTACAGGGCAGACATACTGCACACCTGGGATATAATCGAAGACGTTGCAATTGGATATGGATACGATCGATTCGAGCTGGCATTTCCAGAAACGCCGGGAATTGGAAAGACACATCCCATCGAGAACAAAATGGCAGTTGTCAGAGAAATAATGACAGGGCTCGGATTTTTAGAGGTCATGACGTTTACCCTGTCCAGCGAACAGGTGCATTTCGATATGATGCGGCGCAAAATAGAAAAGGTCACCAAAGTCAAGCATCCGATCAGTGAGGCCCATACCATGGTCAGGTCGTCCATTCTGCCAAATTTACTGGAAATCCTGTCGCTGAACAAACATCGAGAACTCCCCCAGCGAATATTCAATGTGGGAGATGTGGTCATCAATTCCAAGAACGCACAGCGACTTGCCAGCGCATCCACGCATGCTGCCGCGAATTTTGCCGAGATGAAATCCATACTCGAATCGGTAGCGAAGGAGCTCGGCCTTGAATACGATATCGTCGAATCAGATGACTTGGCATTTTTAGAAGGAAGAAGGGCATCAGTGAGGGTCAATGGAAAGACCATTGGAGTATTTGGCGAAATACATCCGGATGTGATAACTAATTTCGGATTAGATCATCCGATTGTAGCGTTCGAGTTGGAGCTTTTTTAA
- a CDS encoding DUF3800 domain-containing protein, translating into MKIYLDESGDLGFGSRASKYFVLAALLVRSPPQIKKCFTKVRRQKLPKKYKKTPELKFHNSSPTIKRRLLERIADTDTDIVYAVLRKHQVHKSLRDKQPIIYNYVSGSLLSKIVTEYRLKGTVNVFVDKSLYGLQRESFDQYLTWRALMSDHTRELDIKPPKIVHADSQQDPCIQAADFVAGAIHCKYRDKKDVYYQKIKSRVSIALDFFEGKSKNYVVNPSLLRPTRLRAASSFSKRTYSPITSIQLVRLKTFVGLQKVLTCQS; encoded by the coding sequence ATGAAAATTTATCTCGATGAATCGGGTGATTTGGGATTCGGTTCCAGAGCATCAAAATACTTCGTATTAGCAGCGCTCCTCGTTAGAAGCCCGCCCCAAATTAAGAAGTGCTTCACAAAAGTCAGAAGGCAAAAACTCCCCAAAAAATACAAAAAGACGCCAGAATTGAAATTTCACAATTCCAGCCCCACTATCAAAAGACGCCTTCTTGAGCGTATAGCAGACACAGATACCGACATTGTATATGCCGTGTTGCGCAAGCATCAAGTGCATAAGAGTCTTCGAGATAAACAACCCATTATTTATAATTATGTGAGCGGGTCGCTGCTTTCTAAAATCGTCACCGAGTATCGGCTTAAGGGAACCGTGAATGTGTTTGTCGACAAATCCCTTTATGGACTTCAAAGGGAAAGTTTTGACCAGTATTTAACATGGAGGGCACTGATGAGTGACCATACTAGAGAGTTAGATATAAAGCCGCCAAAAATTGTTCATGCAGATTCCCAGCAGGATCCATGTATTCAAGCAGCGGACTTTGTTGCTGGTGCGATACATTGCAAATATCGTGATAAAAAAGATGTTTATTACCAAAAAATTAAGTCCAGAGTCTCTATAGCACTCGACTTTTTTGAGGGGAAAAGCAAAAATTATGTAGTGAACCCTTCCCTACTTCGTCCCACCCGCCTCAGGGCGGCCTCATCCTTTTCGAAAAGGACTTACTCACCAATAACATCAATACAATTAGTAAGACTTAAGACTTTCGTTGGACTTCAAAAGGTGTTAACATGCCAATCATAA
- a CDS encoding AAA family ATPase, with product MKIEKVQIRNFRSIKDPSEIKIDSKVTCLMGKNESGKTNFLKALESFNLDYEYIEEDICSYSEVKEKLERGDIEPEDIDIITAWFEIENEDRKKLKDINKELAKIKHLKITKYYSNQYEVESPECGIEDLEVEPKNTEEIVENIKLQIDDVSTKLQQHTQRYPPFASSKPQYDQFAENFLSTDFTNISNVEQAFTTLYANLRGLPNIDATIQTDIENTIKILEQIKGELITELQEDDIIGKILELIPNSIYFDAVDLLKDSIEINEFLKNRPQYKTFDNLINLAGLDVEKLTEKPTHRRRSSKEEASARITGRVNELWRQGTVNVKIGYDGGTLFVYIEDKTEARDPPSRRSDGFQWFLSFYINFMAGTKGEFKNAVILLDNPGVLIHPSGQKDLLKTIEQIAESNQIVYTTHSPFLIDREHLNTIRIFQKKERKVGTIIKEKFHDSDFDALEPIRAAIGATIGDSLFGLKKNAIVEGYSDYLILEGVSHYFQRNKKGFLDFSKVAIISVGGAQKVPYFTLFVWRKGYKFVIILDNDNEGREVARELKEKYPIDASLVFKLDEIAPDKMQGRDITIEDLIDPSFYNKAVNEAYKVCFRKKRGEEEIKLDELDTSVIMQTKKYEKFFSKNRLGRFDKTLVAKQVYNMTSDISCTDDVLGTSTIENFDKLFEIVNDKLKI from the coding sequence ATGAAGATAGAGAAAGTCCAGATACGAAACTTCAGGTCTATTAAGGATCCCAGTGAAATAAAAATCGATAGCAAAGTGACTTGCCTAATGGGCAAAAATGAAAGTGGCAAGACTAATTTTTTAAAAGCTTTAGAATCTTTTAATTTGGATTACGAATATATAGAGGAGGATATTTGTTCTTATTCCGAAGTGAAGGAAAAGTTAGAAAGGGGAGACATAGAGCCCGAAGACATAGATATCATTACAGCTTGGTTTGAAATTGAAAATGAAGATAGAAAAAAGTTAAAAGATATCAACAAAGAACTTGCCAAAATAAAGCATTTAAAGATTACAAAATATTATAGCAATCAATACGAAGTTGAAAGTCCGGAGTGTGGAATCGAAGATTTAGAGGTGGAACCTAAGAATACAGAAGAAATAGTTGAGAATATAAAACTTCAAATTGATGATGTGTCAACAAAACTCCAACAACATACACAAAGATATCCTCCTTTCGCTTCTAGTAAGCCTCAATATGACCAATTTGCAGAAAATTTCCTCTCGACAGATTTTACTAACATATCAAACGTTGAACAAGCTTTCACCACCTTATACGCTAACTTGCGTGGATTACCTAACATAGATGCCACTATTCAAACAGATATTGAAAATACTATCAAGATTCTTGAGCAAATTAAAGGTGAACTAATAACCGAACTCCAAGAAGACGATATCATAGGAAAAATTTTAGAACTAATTCCTAATTCAATTTATTTTGATGCCGTAGATCTTCTAAAGGATAGTATTGAAATAAATGAGTTTCTAAAAAATAGACCTCAATACAAAACTTTTGACAATTTAATAAATTTGGCAGGGTTAGATGTAGAAAAATTAACGGAAAAACCCACACATCGACGCCGTTCTTCTAAAGAAGAAGCTTCAGCGAGAATAACTGGTAGGGTAAATGAGTTATGGCGACAGGGTACTGTAAATGTCAAAATTGGATACGATGGGGGCACTCTTTTTGTCTATATAGAGGACAAAACAGAAGCGCGTGATCCACCAAGTCGGAGAAGCGATGGTTTTCAATGGTTTTTGTCATTCTATATAAACTTTATGGCAGGCACTAAAGGCGAGTTCAAAAATGCAGTAATATTACTTGACAACCCTGGGGTGCTTATTCACCCCTCGGGACAAAAAGACCTCTTAAAAACTATAGAGCAAATCGCAGAAAGTAATCAAATCGTATATACAACTCACTCTCCCTTTTTAATTGACAGAGAGCATCTTAACACAATTAGAATTTTTCAAAAGAAAGAGAGAAAAGTGGGGACAATCATCAAAGAAAAATTTCATGATTCAGATTTTGATGCACTAGAGCCAATAAGGGCCGCTATTGGAGCCACTATTGGCGACTCTCTTTTTGGCTTAAAGAAAAATGCAATTGTGGAGGGATATTCAGATTATCTTATTTTAGAAGGAGTGTCACATTACTTTCAAAGAAATAAAAAGGGATTCCTTGACTTTTCTAAAGTAGCAATTATTTCTGTGGGTGGAGCACAAAAGGTGCCCTATTTCACGCTTTTTGTGTGGAGAAAAGGCTATAAGTTTGTTATAATACTAGATAATGACAATGAGGGAAGAGAGGTTGCAAGAGAGTTAAAAGAAAAATATCCAATAGATGCAAGTTTAGTTTTCAAGTTAGATGAAATAGCACCCGATAAAATGCAGGGAAGAGACATCACAATTGAGGATCTCATTGATCCTTCTTTTTATAACAAGGCTGTTAATGAAGCCTATAAGGTTTGCTTCAGAAAAAAAAGAGGAGAAGAGGAAATAAAATTGGATGAACTTGATACCTCAGTTATCATGCAAACGAAAAAGTACGAGAAATTCTTTAGTAAAAACAGGTTGGGTCGATTTGACAAAACCTTAGTGGCAAAGCAAGTGTACAATATGACTAGCGATATATCTTGTACTGATGACGTTCTAGGAACAAGTACAATAGAAAACTTTGATAAGCTTTTTGAAATAGTTAACGATAAATTGAAGATTTAA
- a CDS encoding phenylalanine--tRNA ligase subunit alpha translates to MVEIDRINRLNEKRILLALDKVGSASPQRLAEISNLKVDTAMQAAFSLAERGLAAVEEETTKFYSLTDEGILYAQQGLPEGRIIDFMEGKECTLSELKRTFPWRDISIALGWLKRKGLATIEKKGEETTIRPINTGKKDAQKEILDFLRSRPSDGLTNFSSMTIQELLNRNLISAIEKTSRTITITDAGRKLVQKGIVLTDEIGQLTPDLIRSGKWREKGLRPYDIHAPAQETFVAKKHPYQRLLDMMRQIFLEMGFEEIRGDFIQTSFWNFDALFQPQDHPAREMQDTFYLDSKGKLPDKYVKGVKATHEHGGNIDSAGWGTKWSLDMARMNVLRTHTTAITIKHLAEHPKPPVKAFCIGRVYRREAIDATHLPEFEQLEGVVMDENVSFRDLLGYLSEFYHRMDFENVRFRPGYFPYTEPSVEPEVYVPELGWIELGGAGIFRREVTAPLGIDCPVLAWGLGVGRLAMLRLGLKDLRDLYRPDIDWLRRYPISQLREGKNE, encoded by the coding sequence ATGGTCGAAATAGACCGCATCAACAGGCTTAATGAAAAGCGCATACTATTGGCGCTTGACAAGGTCGGGTCCGCAAGCCCACAGAGACTTGCAGAGATTTCCAACCTCAAAGTCGATACTGCCATGCAGGCTGCGTTTTCACTTGCCGAGAGAGGGCTGGCGGCGGTAGAGGAGGAAACGACTAAATTTTACTCGCTTACAGATGAAGGGATATTATATGCACAGCAAGGTCTCCCAGAGGGGCGAATTATCGATTTTATGGAAGGAAAAGAATGCACACTGTCCGAGTTAAAGAGGACGTTCCCATGGAGAGATATCAGCATTGCGCTTGGCTGGTTGAAGCGAAAGGGACTGGCGACTATCGAGAAAAAAGGCGAAGAGACGACAATCAGACCAATCAATACGGGCAAAAAAGACGCTCAGAAGGAAATCCTGGACTTTTTGCGCTCACGCCCTTCTGATGGTCTCACGAATTTTTCATCCATGACTATCCAGGAATTGCTCAACAGAAATCTGATCAGCGCTATCGAAAAAACATCTCGCACCATCACCATTACAGATGCTGGGCGCAAATTAGTGCAGAAAGGCATTGTGCTTACGGACGAAATCGGACAACTGACCCCTGACTTGATCAGGTCAGGCAAATGGCGAGAGAAGGGATTGCGGCCATATGACATACACGCGCCAGCACAGGAAACCTTTGTTGCTAAAAAACATCCATATCAACGACTGCTCGATATGATGCGCCAAATATTCCTCGAGATGGGCTTTGAGGAGATAAGGGGAGACTTTATACAGACGTCGTTTTGGAATTTCGATGCGCTGTTCCAACCACAGGACCATCCTGCCAGGGAGATGCAGGATACGTTCTATCTCGATTCCAAGGGGAAGCTGCCAGATAAATACGTGAAAGGTGTAAAAGCGACACACGAGCATGGCGGCAATATCGATTCTGCAGGATGGGGGACTAAATGGAGTCTTGACATGGCACGGATGAACGTTCTCAGAACGCATACTACTGCGATAACGATAAAACATCTGGCAGAACATCCAAAGCCGCCTGTTAAGGCGTTCTGCATCGGTCGAGTATATCGGCGCGAAGCCATCGATGCCACGCATCTCCCCGAGTTTGAGCAATTGGAGGGCGTGGTGATGGATGAGAATGTCTCGTTCAGAGATTTGCTGGGCTATCTGTCCGAATTCTATCATCGCATGGATTTTGAAAATGTGCGCTTCCGTCCTGGGTATTTTCCATACACGGAGCCATCGGTCGAGCCAGAAGTCTATGTGCCAGAACTAGGCTGGATTGAATTGGGCGGAGCAGGCATATTCAGGCGCGAGGTTACGGCTCCGTTAGGTATCGATTGCCCCGTTCTCGCATGGGGGCTCGGTGTTGGCAGGCTCGCGATGTTGCGCCTGGGCCTAAAGGATTTGAGGGACTTATATCGGCCTGATATCGATTGGTTGAGGAGGTATCCTATCTCTCAATTGCGCGAGGGTAAAAATGAGTGA
- a CDS encoding isochorismatase family protein has product MVDRLKYKSHIAMAGKEDSILLIIDMQDRLVNSPVFPIYERGKIVENIKALIKTANVFKLPVMVVEQKKLGETIPEIKELLHQYNMYHPIEKLCFSSYGNEEFRRRLEEINRTRVLICGVETHICVIQTALDLVENGYSTQIIKDATSSHLKTDFETAIGRVRGDGVVITTTEMLIYELLKEAGADEFKKVLEIVKDKRGR; this is encoded by the coding sequence ATGGTTGATAGATTAAAATATAAATCACATATAGCTATGGCAGGAAAAGAAGATAGCATATTATTAATTATAGACATGCAGGACAGGCTGGTAAATAGTCCTGTGTTTCCCATTTACGAGAGAGGCAAAATTGTCGAGAATATTAAAGCGTTGATTAAAACTGCAAACGTTTTTAAACTGCCTGTTATGGTGGTGGAGCAAAAAAAGTTGGGTGAGACCATCCCCGAGATAAAGGAATTGCTTCATCAATATAATATGTATCATCCTATTGAAAAATTATGTTTTAGCTCTTATGGGAATGAAGAGTTTAGAAGAAGGTTGGAAGAAATCAATCGAACGAGAGTGTTAATTTGCGGTGTTGAGACGCATATTTGCGTGATTCAAACGGCACTTGACCTCGTGGAAAATGGCTATTCAACACAGATTATCAAGGATGCCACCTCTTCTCATCTAAAAACAGATTTTGAAACGGCGATTGGCAGGGTGAGAGGGGATGGAGTGGTAATTACAACCACAGAGATGTTGATATATGAACTATTAAAAGAGGCGGGAGCGGACGAGTTTAAAAAGGTATTGGAGATAGTGAAAGATAAGAGAGGGCGTTAG